One segment of Macrotis lagotis isolate mMagLag1 chromosome 1, bilby.v1.9.chrom.fasta, whole genome shotgun sequence DNA contains the following:
- the B3GALT5 gene encoding beta-1,3-galactosyltransferase 5 — translation MVYQKIKMIHVFFIILVVSCLCLIIFKMSSTEICLFCIRKEGTIVFKKHSGNFLQLPDIDCRKKPPFLVVMVTTSHNQIKARMAIRETWGRERSIKGKRIITYFLLGITNSKNDDVVTQESQKYRDIIQKDFIDVYFNLTLKTMMGIEWIHHFCPQTDFVMKTDSDMFVNVYYLTELLIRKNRTTRFFTGFLKKNEFPIRKIFNKWYVSTYEYPWKKYPPFCSGTGYVFSSDIASEVYNVSEKVPFIKLEDVFMGLCLAELKINLEELHSEQIFFPDGLKFSTCRFKKIVTCHFIKPAELLIYWKALEKSLDEKCPIVLK, via the coding sequence atgGTTTACCAGAAGATTAAGATGATAcatgttttctttattattcttgtgGTTTCTTGTTTATGTTTAATCATATTTAAGATGAGTTCAACAGAAATCTGCCTATTTTGCATAAGAAAAGAAGGCACAATAGTTTTCAAAAAACATAGTGGGAACTTTCTTCAGCTCCCAGATATAGACTGCAGAAAGAAGCCTCCATTTTTGGTTGTGATGGTAACGACATCTCACAATCAGATTAAAGCACGGATGGCTATCCGTGAAAcctggggaagagaaagaagtataAAAGGTAAACGGATAATAACATACTTTCTCCTAGGAATCACAAATTCAAAGAATGATGATGTGGTGACACAAGAAAGCCAGAAATACAGAGATATTATCCAGAAAGACTTTATAGATGTATATTTCAATTTGACTCTTAAAACAATGATGGGAATAGAATGGATTCACCATTTTTGTCCTCAAACTGACTTTGTGATGAAGACGGATTCTGATATGTTTGTAAATGTTTACTATTTAACTGAGCTCCTTATAAGGAAAAATAGAACAACTAGGTTTTTTACtggttttttaaagaagaatgaatttccaattagaaaaatatttaataaatggtatGTAAGTACATATGAATATCCATGGAAAAAATATCCACCTTTTTGTTCTGGAACGGGTTATGTTTTTTCTAGTGACATTGCAAGTGAGGTTTATAATGTTTCAGAAAAAGTCCCTTTTATTAAATTGGAGGATGTTTTCATGGGACTCTGCCTTGCAGAACTAAAAATTAATCTAGAAGAACTACACTCAGAACAGATATTTTTCCCAGATGGACTAAAGTTTTCTACCTGTCGCTTTAAGAAAATTGTGACCTGCCATTTTATCAAGCCAGCAGAACTGCTGATATATTGGAAAGCTTTGGAAAAGTCCTTAGATGAAAAATGTCCAATTGTTTTGAAATGA